The DNA segment TTTATAATATATTGgcaaataattatatatatatctaggttaaggaTCTCTACAAAGGAGGGTTTTCCTAAGAAGGCTTGTGTGTTTATCATGTGACACTAATTAAAATTAAGACTtgagggtataattgtaaatGTCAGATGCGTCCCTAAGAATTCACGTACCATGTTCGACCTCAAAAAAATGTGCCCATCCATAATGTTTtattagtatttttttaaatcaaattagtattgggcTCAATGAACCTAATTGCAAGTGGGCTaaattttaaacaataaaaaatgatttgtaaatgggCCTATATTGGAATTGGTGTGTGtttgtttactatttaaaaaaataacatacatatatcgaattttttttaaatcgcgtgcccctcgaaatcacgaGCCTTGTAcggaggtcctccccgcacaccatcataGCATCCCATGGTAAATGCATCACAAATTCATATATGGTAATAACCATGCAGTTACAAACCTGGATGATTTTTTTGGGATTTTGATAACTCATTCGTATAATACAGATTATACGATTAATAAAGTCCCATAtcaattcatggtgttttacAACATGCGTTCTAAAATATGTTCTTAATATGGTGTTTTATACATGCGTTAACATATGGTGTTGTTCAATTTCATGGTGTTTAATATAAATGATTAATAGATAATGGTGTTTTACAACTTGTGTTTCCAGAATATGTTCTTAGTATAGTGTTTTAATAAAGTCTTAGTTCAATTCACACAAGCCTTATTAGCTTTCAGGGTGTTTTACAACCAGTGTTTCCAGAAGATGTTCTTAGTACGGTGTTTTACATTCCATAGTGTTCTTAGCATGATGTTCTTAGTATGGTGTTTACTACATAATAAGAAAATGTTCTTAGTAGATGATGGTATTTTAATGGTGTTAACACATGGTGTTTTACACCTGCATTTTCAGAAATGTCGTAAAATTGAGCGATTTTGATAAATTAACAAAAGTTAAGAAGAATCTGCTTTACTTTTGTAAGTTGATCCCCCTTTAATAGATTGATCGTTCATTTATTTTGTTTGTGTTAAATCCAGAAATCGAAggaagaaagaggagagagagatgACAGTTACTTGATTTAAAACAATGTCAATTACGGTAATACCGCATGCGTCTCATTTAATTTTCTTGTTCTTATAACACGACTTCAACATACACATCCGTCTCTATCTATTTGTTTGATTCAAACTATCGATGTTGATGATAAGGAGGACCAACACATTCACACTTTACTTATTTTCTATTTCACTTGTTACAAAagaaaaaagagtaaattacaagttttgtcctttatgtttacaacaaattgcaggcgctgtcctttagcgcaaaagtttaCGAGTTTTGTctttaacgtttcaaaatcttgcacgttatgtcatttaggccaaacccagttaaattttttggttaaatcaaGACATTTTTATAATTTTAGTAGGCAAATAAGGATAGTTTTGTAATTTTGtccatttaattaaaaaaaatatgttaattaaaaaataaaacacgTATAAAGTGGaaaccccctctctctctcttcagcTTCACTCATTCTCTATATCTCTCTCTCTGCCATTGTCcagaccaccaccacctcctcctcctgcGAACCACCATCTACACCCTTTTCTCAATCATTTATAAAGTTGAAACCCTCTCTCTATATCTCTCTCTGCCATCTTCGGCGATCCACAACGACATCTCCAAAACCCAGCAAGCCCTCCGTCTCCCTGACCTCATCGGCGTCGGCAACCAGTGGTCCGGCGGCTCCTCTGCGCTGGTTCAAGTTGGCGACCTTTCCACTGTATGTCTCCTTCTGGGCTTGAAGAATTTGGAAATTAGGCTTATTGGTATACCACAGGTAATAACGTATAGGGTGTTAATGGGCCAAAACCGGTTTATGAATCGATGTGGTGGGTTTGGATCTGCGATGAATTGGAAAGGTTGAAGGTGGAGACAAAAACGACCAGGTTCGTTTTATGACTTTGATTTCATAGGTTGAATGTGGTTGCTCAATTTGGAGGTTAAATTATGAACATTCGGATGACAGTTTTCGTGTCGTGTTTGATAGATTAGTGGATTTTGTGTAATAAATTGTGACAATATTCTTATTTGTATGTGTTGCTGCAAATTTTGTGTAGTTAGAATCCTAGAAACAACTGTTAAATGTTAATATAGGTAGATTGTTGAACCATTAGATATTGTATGTTGATTGTTATCGTTTTTATACAGAAAGAAGATGGGGAAGCTTTTTAagcattttatcatgttttggaggTTGCTGTATATGTTGATAATAAATGAATTTCTTTTTCGCAAGTTGGAGGTTGCTGTATGTGTCGATAATCATCTCTGTTCAGTGAAGTTCTTTGATAACAGATAGgtagagagagaggagagagggaaaGAACAGAGATATAAATGAGTGTAGAGAGAGATTataggtttttattttttatattttacacaagAGTCCCTTATTATAATTTATTTACTCAATAGTCCTTGGGATATAAATTGACAAGAACActctcatgtgccttgcacatgactatatttaactaaaaaatctaactgggtttggcctaaaggacataacgtgcaagattttgaaacgttaaggacaaaactcgtaaACTTTTACGCTAAAGAACAGcacctgcaatttgatgtaaacataaaggacaaaacttgtaatttactcaagaAAAAAACAAGTGACGAGTAAAATACACCAACCAACGTAGAAGGGCAGTTTTCGTAAATAAGCAGAAAAATAAAGGACTTGTAACGCAAGCTAAGAAAACTTGGGTAGGAAACAACAAGTTCCCGCTTTCCGTCAAAATCACACAAAACCCAACCCAAATAATATTTCAACGACGAACGGTTTCATCTCGCACAATTAATCACTTCCATATTTATTATTCGATTGAATCTCCATTAAACCCTAAATAATTCTTCGTTTCCTCTCCCCCATTTCCTTCAATGTTGCTGTAACCTAGATCCGTAAGTTACATTTACTCTCATTTCCTTATTATGTCTTACAATTTTTATTTAGATGAAGAATAGGATCGTCAATTGTATGGTTTTTCTTACGTTTTGGATGAATTTCACGTCAAAATTGTAGATTCTGGTGGTTATTGTGATTGTTTATGATGCTCGAGGGTTTTGGTTTTGTGCGAAACAAGTGTGAATGACGTGCGTATGCATTTGAGCCACTAATTTGTTGTGAAAGCAGTGAAATGTTGTTTGCTTGTGGTTTATGGATTTAATATGCAGGTTTTTGGATAAAAGTTggaagaattttgaaaatctaaGTTGGCCCTAGCAGTTTTTAGTGTTTTACCATAATATTTTCATTTTGCTTTTCGTAATTTGATATGTTGGAGGAGGTCTTGAATAGATAGTGATGTATTAGATAGTGATGTTGGAGGCGCTTAAAACACGAGGGCTTTTTTAAGTGAGGCACATAGTATATAAATACAATTTTAAGGGTTTTAGACATGTTTTAGGGCTAGTTTAGGTTGAATCCATGTTTATTTAGGGCTGGTATAATTGTTTCAGACATGTTCAGACGAATTTTGGCAGGAAAAAATGTGCCTGGGATCCTGAAAGTGGGGCTTTTGAAGTGAAGCGTAAAGTAAAGGCTGCACTGGGGCTGAAAAgtgcgcctaggcgcgcgcctGGGCGAGCCTTGACAACAGAGCTGTTTTAGTGTTGGACTTGACAACTTTAAATTGGAATATTTTTCAGATAACTTAGCCCTAGTTTTTTTAGTGTTTTACCAtagtttattgggtttctttctTCTGTCTAGTTTAAAGTTTCATTTTTGTTTTCATGTTTTAGTATCTTTATATGCTCTCTATAATTTAGGTTTAAGTTGCCAATTTGCCATGAATGTGATGATCAATTTGGAGGTCATGATGGACAGTGATGTATCAGATTGCTCACTGTTTATGGTAAATGTTTTTTAAAGGGATGCTGATACAAAGATTAAGCTAATCTTTATGTTATAAATCATAAATGTTATGATTCGCGGTTAGTTTCAAGATCTATAATCTTGTTTTATCACACTGAATTCATGTTCATGAAGGGAAGAATACCTGAGGTATATGAGTAGTGGCACCAGAAGGGGTTTAACTAACCAGGCAATGTTTTGTTTGTCGGCACGTTACAATAGTAACTGTTATAGGTTTCATATTTTCTATCTTTAACACCTAATATCCGTATAATAATTTACTAGGTGTTTGGATGTGTATCTCCTCATCCCTGTAATTCTTAAAGTAATTAATGTGGTGGGATGCCAAGTGTGATGTTCTTGGCATTAACCTGGCTTAATTCACACAAATGTGATGTTATTCATtttctttatgtttttttttcaacagttttcatcaAGTGAGTTCACGACTGTCATAGCAGCAGCTGAGTGGTTATGCGTTAGTTTTTGAGGGTTTGGTTGCAAACTTTCTTAAATTATGGAGAAGGAAAACTCAACTGAggaagaaccagtgggttttcCGGCTCCTAAGAACGCGAAGGAGGTAGATCATAACATTAATGTTCCTACTAAGAACAGTGTATCAGACGATGAAATGGCGGGAACTGCCACGGATACCGGTGAAGAACGCGTAGAAAACGCACCTTATGTTCATGAAGATGATCCAGATATTAAGCCTGCAACAACAGCATTGATGGAGGATAGTTCAAATGATATGGAGATAAGAAGTCAGGACGATGATAAGTTAATAGATAACAATACACCGTCTTCTTCAGTTGGGCTTTTAAATTCTGAGAACTTAGCCGATACTCGTGCCGGTGAACCAGATATTCAAAAAGAAGACAGGGAGAAGGGTAATTCGGTAAACGATATTACACTCAGTTCTACCGCAACTAGCTCATTGCCTTCAACACCAGCAGCAAAACATTTGTTAGACGATGAACCTGACGAGGAAATAGTATCCTCTAGTAAGAGGCATTTGGTGGATGAAGAAATCGAGGATAGTTCAAACGATATGGAGATAAGAAGTCAGGACGATGATACGTTAATAGATGTCAGTCCACCATCTTCTTCAGTTGGGCTCTTAAGTTCTGAGAACTCGGTCAATACTAGTGTTGGCGAGCGAAATATTCAAAAAGAAGACGAGAAGGGTAATTCAGTAAATGATACTACACTCAGTTGTACTGCAGCTGATGTTGAGCTAAGATCTCGGGAAGAAGATAATTCTACTACTAGCAGTTCATCATCTTCTCCTTCCGAGAACTCAATCAATGCCATTGCTCATGAACCAGATATTCAAATGGAAAACCATGGAAAGGGCAATATTGTAAATGATACTATACCCGATTATAATGCTGAAGAGGGTGAAATATTAGATCATGGGGATACAAAAACTGACCCAACGAACAATACTTCTGGCAAAGCTGAAGTGGAAGCTAAAACTGCTGCTTTGCCTGGCAAACCTTCAGTTCTTACAAAATTCGTAAAACTATGTGCAGCCTCCAACATTTTCCGTCATCTTTCTAAAGGAACCGATGAACATAACGATTCTAACGAAAAAGATAACAAGAATAACGAATCAAGCAAAGGAGGCGGTCAAGAAGTGAGTCGTACAAGTCATACAACACCAGAGAAACCAAGATGGAGTCTCTCGAATCTAAGCTTAATTAGAATCTCAAATGACAAAAATCAGCGAAACAAATCTGATTCCAAAGATGAATATCTCGAGTCTCCCGATTTAATAGCAACTAAAGGAAGAATCCTATTATATACAAAGTTATGGTGCGAAAAGTGCAGAGAAGCAAGAAAAATTCTACGCAAGAGGAGGCTTAGATATTCCGAAATAAACATAGATATGTACCCAAGTAGAAAAGTGGAGCTAGAAGATTTAACCGGTTCATCAGATGTCCCGAAAGTGTTTTTTAATCAGGTTCTTATTGAGGGATTGAAGAAGTTAAAGCGTTTGGATGAGTCGGGTCAACTTGATAAGAAGATAGAGTATGTTACTAGTGAAGGGCCATCACCTAAAGCGCCTCTACCACCACTTTCGGGAGAAGATGATGCGTCTACTAGAGGTGGTGTAGATGAACTAGCAGTTATTGTTCGGAAGATGAAGCGATCGATTGTTGTTAGGGATCGGTTTTATAAGTTTCGCAGGGTAACGAATTGCTTTCTGGGTTCTGAAGCTGTAGATTTTTTATCAGAAGATCAGTTTTTGGAACGAGAAGGGGTACTCTACTTTTTCTCTTCTCAATTTGCATTGCCTGAAATATCTGTTATTACCGTGGGATTTATTCAACATATCTCTTCATTTACTTCCAATGATAACTGAAATTTATTTGTGCTGAAATACATTAACACGCTTGCTTTTTTCTGTGATTTTGTGCAAACTCACAATAGAAGGCATCTTCATGGATTAGCTACATACTTTTCATTTACAATAGTTGTACAAGATCATAGAAAAAACATGAGGTGTACATTAGTTTACATTGGTTGTACAAATTTGGCAtgtagggctgcaaatgaactgACAGTTTGTGAACTGTTCGGGgggaagtttgtttgtttgttcgtttaataaatgaacgaacacgaacaagaaatttcgttcgtttagttaaatggacgaacatgaacaaaggtcgcGTTTGTTCGTTTAT comes from the Helianthus annuus cultivar XRQ/B chromosome 4, HanXRQr2.0-SUNRISE, whole genome shotgun sequence genome and includes:
- the LOC110936917 gene encoding uncharacterized protein LOC110936917, with product MEKENSTEEEPVGFPAPKNAKEVDHNINVPTKNSVSDDEMAGTATDTGEERVENAPYVHEDDPDIKPATTALMEDSSNDMEIRSQDDDKLIDNNTPSSSVGLLNSENLADTRAGEPDIQKEDREKGNSVNDITLSSTATSSLPSTPAAKHLLDDEPDEEIVSSSKRHLVDEEIEDSSNDMEIRSQDDDTLIDVSPPSSSVGLLSSENSVNTSVGERNIQKEDEKGNSVNDTTLSCTAADVELRSREEDNSTTSSSSSSPSENSINAIAHEPDIQMENHGKGNIVNDTIPDYNAEEGEILDHGDTKTDPTNNTSGKAEVEAKTAALPGKPSVLTKFVKLCAASNIFRHLSKGTDEHNDSNEKDNKNNESSKGGGQEVSRTSHTTPEKPRWSLSNLSLIRISNDKNQRNKSDSKDEYLESPDLIATKGRILLYTKLWCEKCREARKILRKRRLRYSEINIDMYPSRKVELEDLTGSSDVPKVFFNQVLIEGLKKLKRLDESGQLDKKIEYVTSEGPSPKAPLPPLSGEDDASTRGGVDELAVIVRKMKRSIVVRDRFYKFRRVTNCFLGSEAVDFLSEDQFLEREGAIEFARKLAKELFFRHVFEENTFEDGNHLYRFLDQDPVISQCQNIPRGIIQRKRQPLGELSHRLRFLLYAILDAYTSEDGRHIAYRSIHGSEEFARYLRIAEELQRLDLNKTSKEERLAFFINLYNLMTIHAILVWGHPEGALDRRKMLSDFKYVIGGCAYSLSDIQNGILRANQRPPYALVRPFSISDKRFKVSLPYLEPLIHFALVSGNRSAPALRCYSPKNIDRELMDAARDFLQSGAFVLHLDSMSVSVTKILNWYSVDFGKNEAEILKHAAIYLEVEQTRTLMELLDSTPQLKVVYQPYDWRLNS